One Ignavibacterium album JCM 16511 genomic region harbors:
- a CDS encoding undecaprenyl-phosphate glucose phosphotransferase: MIVNKRTINIARLLSDLILLNLVFILSAVLAQSLEILLQRNYMFILLALLNLVWYFYTNLSGFYNDFFTRRFSTQFFNIVKSSVVQVLITIAFIFFVKEDLFTRNFIVYLGVFLTIAISVRTIIFKKSLKELHKKGISVRNLIIIGTGETGKNFKETICDVPEFGYRFIGFVDDEKSEENYLGKISELDKILKSFQVDDVVITLPEEETSQLDEIIRVCNINAVKVHLIPDYFRFLSNRFQVSSIGSFPVITARDEPLEEASRRFLKRSFDIFFSLFVIVFIFSWLFPLIALLIKLNSKGSVFYLQERVGVRDQKFKCYKFRTMKTGMQKIEFNPVTENDPRVTPIGKFLRKSNIDELPQFFNVLKGEMSVVGPRPHPIPFHNKYSEYFEAIKLRHNVKPGITGWAQVHGFRGDVPNEEENRKRTLQRIKYDLWYIENWSFKLDLQIIMMTLWQMITGKTNAV; the protein is encoded by the coding sequence ATGATTGTAAACAAAAGAACAATTAACATCGCCAGATTACTTAGTGATTTGATTTTGCTTAATCTTGTTTTTATTCTATCTGCCGTTCTTGCACAGTCGTTGGAAATTCTGCTTCAGCGCAATTATATGTTTATACTTCTTGCTCTGCTTAATCTTGTCTGGTACTTTTACACAAATCTTTCCGGATTTTATAATGATTTTTTTACACGAAGATTTTCAACTCAGTTCTTCAATATTGTTAAAAGCTCGGTTGTTCAGGTTTTAATTACTATCGCTTTTATCTTTTTTGTAAAAGAAGATTTATTCACAAGAAACTTCATTGTTTATCTTGGGGTCTTTCTGACAATTGCGATAAGTGTCCGGACAATCATCTTTAAAAAATCACTTAAGGAGTTACACAAAAAAGGAATTAGTGTTCGTAATCTGATTATAATTGGCACAGGTGAAACAGGTAAAAATTTTAAAGAAACTATTTGTGATGTGCCGGAATTCGGTTACAGATTTATCGGTTTCGTTGACGATGAAAAGTCAGAAGAAAATTATCTTGGAAAAATTTCCGAACTTGATAAGATTCTTAAATCCTTTCAGGTTGATGATGTTGTAATTACTTTGCCTGAAGAAGAAACTTCCCAACTTGATGAAATAATCCGCGTTTGTAATATAAATGCTGTGAAAGTTCATCTCATTCCCGATTATTTCAGATTTCTTTCAAATCGTTTTCAGGTAAGTTCAATAGGTTCATTTCCTGTTATCACTGCACGCGATGAACCTCTTGAAGAAGCAAGCAGAAGATTTCTGAAGCGAAGTTTCGATATATTCTTTTCTTTGTTCGTAATAGTTTTCATTTTCAGCTGGTTGTTTCCGCTTATCGCATTGTTAATTAAACTCAACTCGAAAGGTTCAGTTTTTTATTTGCAGGAAAGAGTTGGCGTGCGAGATCAGAAATTTAAATGTTATAAGTTCAGAACGATGAAAACCGGAATGCAGAAAATTGAGTTCAATCCTGTTACCGAAAACGATCCGCGTGTTACACCAATCGGAAAGTTTTTAAGAAAATCTAATATTGATGAGCTTCCTCAGTTCTTTAATGTATTGAAAGGTGAAATGTCGGTTGTGGGTCCAAGACCTCATCCAATTCCGTTTCATAATAAGTACAGCGAATACTTTGAAGCAATTAAGTTGAGGCACAATGTAAAACCCGGAATAACAGGTTGGGCACAGGTTCACGGATTTCGGGGTGATGTTCCCAACGAAGAAGAAAACAGAAAAAGAACTTTGCAGAGAATTAAATATGACTTATGGTATATCGAGAACTGGTCATTCAAACTTGATCTGCAAATTATTATGATGACTCTCTGGCAGATGATAACCGGTAAAACTAATGCCGTTTAA